In Sesamum indicum cultivar Zhongzhi No. 13 linkage group LG8, S_indicum_v1.0, whole genome shotgun sequence, the sequence tttaaaatgtaattaatttataattttttcccccaaaaatacaattactaaCTAGTACATTTCATACATTAGTATCATGTCAAAATTAAGACTGGGTGCAATTTTTGGACCAGGGCTTTAACCCTTTCCAGCTAAAATGGGCCTATGCCCAAGATTGAGGGAGTCAGATCATATGTTGGGTTCACACTACAAACCCCAATAAAGGCATTGTAATTTTGGACCTCTTAGGCCCAACCCAAATCTGTAAAGTCATATTCCAGCCCAGAAGGCCCAGACCCAAAATTGAGAGGTATTGAATCATTAGCTTGGGTCCAGGCTTCAAACCCTAGTTAGGGAATTCTAATTTAGACTCTCCAGGCCCAACCCAAAtctataaatttgtaaaaccCTCGCCTTCTTCCTCCCACTTATTCTATTCCTCTTCTCACTGCAACTCCTCCGCCACCACTCGCCGCCGCCTTCTCGCCATGCCGAAGCACTATAGGCCACCCGTAAGTTCCAATTTCACTTTGGACCACCTGGGGAACAGAAACTATACTGAAACTTGGCGCACGGGATAAgttgatttttgttgtttgtcaatTTGTTCTCAGGggaagaaaaaggaaggaaaTGCGGCGAAGTACGTTACGAGGTCCCAAGCTGTGAAGAACCTCCAAGTTAGCCTTCCAGTCTTCAGGTTTGTACTATTTCGTCGtggtttgtttgttttaagTAATTTTGCATTCAATTTTGATGCAGTGAAGTTGCGGTGATTTTATTTGAGTTTAACACATTCCAGGAAACTATGCATCCTCAAAGGTGTTTTCCCTCGGGAACCAAAGAAAAAGGTGAAGGGAAATCACCATTCCTATTATCATATGAAAGATATCATGTTCCTCAGACACGATCCCTTGCTAGAGAAACTGAGAGACATACGCGCTTATGAGAAGAAGGTCAAGAAAGCCATGTCAAAGAAAAACAGGGATCTCGCCGAACGGTTGTTGACACGGAAGCCTACTTACACTCTTGACAGGCTTATTAAGGAGAGGTAGAGTGGAGTTAGTAGTTATTTCATGGTTTCTCGGTATTGGTATCATGGGATGTTGTCTTGTGCTCTTTGCTTAATTCGACTTTTGCGGCGTATAGGTACCCTAAATTCATTGATGCACTGAGGGATCTTGATGATTGTCTTAGTATGGTACACCTTTTTGCTGCATTGCCTGCTGTGGATAGGGCTGTAGATGGAGAAAAGATTCCTGTGGACCGTGTCCATAATTGCAGAAGGTTACTGCTCTTCATCatgaattttatgatatttgtgTGTTGTGGTGTGGACCTCTGATCTTTGTATGTTTTGCTTCCTTGGTGCTTCTAGGTTGAGTCATGAGTGGCAGGCCTATATTTCTCGCACCCATAAACTACGGAAGACATTCATTTCCGTGAAAGGAATATACTACCAAGTGTGTATGATAtgtgatatataaatttctatatattgCCTGTGTTAAGGTTGGCTCCTAATCTTATTGGTTGTTTATCTTATCTATACAGGCAGAAGTTGAGGGGCAAAAGATTACTTGGTTAACTCCACATGCATTGCAACAAGTGCTTCCTGAAGTTGATTACAGAGTCTTGCTAacatttttggaattttatgaGGTTGGATTAATTGCATTTGTTATGTGGTTACTGTTTTCTTTTACCCCTTGCATGCCTGAGGTTTTTATGTGCCTGCAAGACCAATGTTAACTTCTATTTTTGAAAGCAAATTTGGGGGAGAACTAAATTGTCTCAGTTCCAATGAATATTGCTCTTAAGTCCATTGTTTGATGTTTCTTGGATTTAAAGATTCTCCTCCACTCCCTTACTTGTGGCCTTTGGTGGTTTGGACCAAAATTTGTTTGAGAGTCCAATTGTCAATTAATTGCTTCTCTCACAATTAGGTGATTGTTAAGTAATCTGGCCTGTGTtctgcatttctgtggtaagaTTCATTGCCGTGTTTTCTGTTTGCAGACTCTTCTTGCATTTGttaatttcaaactttatCATTCAATAAATGTGAAGTACCCACCCATTCTTGATCCACGGCTGGAAGCTCTGGCTGCAGGTAtgtttttatcctttatcttCTAGCTTATTTAGAGTtgcattatattttgttttcctatCACATTGCAGATTACAGGAAACTTATAGCTGAGTTCatgttgtaaaaaaatatggaaataAGCAAAAGCAGCACTTATGATATTGTTGGAACTTTGCAGATCTTTATGCCTTGTCTAGATACTTTGATGCCAATGCTCAAAGTTCCTCAATGAAGACAAAAGCCATTACTTCAACTGGGTCTGAGCAAGTTGAGGACCAGAAGGAGGGTGCAGAGCTTGATGAGGCTGAACTGAGGCTCGCCCAACTTCAGCAGCAACTTCCTTCTAATGAACCTGGTGCTCTGATGCACCTTGTTGAAGATGCTGCTAGCGAGGATGAGGAAGATGTAGAAACAAGGGAATGTAAAAATCTATTCAAGAACATGAAATTCTTCTTGAGTCGTGAGGTGAGGTGCTATAACTTCTTGTTATAGTATACTGTAATCCCTGAATTCGTGCTGATTTAGCAATTATGCTTCAGACAGAATCTCTAATTATGTGGTTCCATTGAGGAGTCATTTTCTGTTTATATATGCGCTCCCCTTTTCCtctttgtgttttatttttcttggtagTATAATTGACATGTTTTCAGTGTCTCTATCTCactttccctctctctctctctcattttttaaaaatgagattGCTATCTCTCCTGGTAATATCACTTTTCCCCTTAGCTACTCCCCACTGCTTTCTCTTCTGTTTAGTGACATTTCTGCTGGTTCAATTCTTTATTGTTCAGGTTCCTAGAGAGTCATTGCTGTTTATCATCCCTGCTTTTGGTGGCATTGTTTCTTGGGAAGGTGAAGGAGCACCATTTGAGGAGTCTGACCAGAGCATCACTCATCAGGTCTGCCATTCAGATGCTTTAAGGATGTGCaaatacacttttattttctgcCTCTTTATCTCCATGTCCTTCCTTTTCCCTCTTCTTGTCTCGCTCTGCCCCCCAATGCCTATGTGCCCGAGCACCTAGCTAGATCTggtattaatatttctttgaaTTGTGAAATATAGAACGATCGACCGGATATGCGAAGTTGTTAATTTCATCTAATCGTATCGAATCTGGAATGTCTTGAATTGAGTTTTACAGACTCATTTGCTCTGCATCTCATAGTATGGCAACTTATCAAGGGACTCCAAGTGTGATGGTTGCTCGGCAGAAATGTttcatttagctgtttttgcTACAGAAGCtttgataattatgttttCAGGTTTACTTGCATATTTGTGCAGGTTGTTGATAGGCCAGCACAAGGTCGCAAGTTCCTCACCAGAGAATATGTCCAGCCGCAGTGGGTCTATGATTGTGTGAATGCGCGCATTATATTGCCgactgaaaaatatatggtGGGATGGTAAGTTGCAGAACAATTTCATCTAGAACTTTTTTGGGTTCTGTACGATCAGCTTGCTTCAACTTATttatcaggattttttgtgtGACAAATTTTGACATTGTTAACTTAGTTGCCCTTTGGTTCCAAATTCTCTTTCTGAATATTATGCTTCTTGTACATGAACTATATTAGCGCAGGGATACACATGCTGAATTGTTTGATTATTGAGCCCTCTATGTGTGGCGGTTGTACTTGTCTGTATGCTTCCGAAATTTATACCCCAAGGAGCTGGTTTATATGACCGTGTATGGCAGATCAATTATCTGACTGTTACCAGTGTGGAATGTCTGTGAGAATGAAAAGAGATAATGTACATCAGTTCCATGTCAGAACAAGAAGATATATTGGGCCATAGCTAGGTTTTAATTTTCTGTGTGGCACTTACATCATAAAGACCTACTTGCTGGAGATACCAGAGTTGTACTGCCCCATTTGAGTGAGACATTGTGTGTACAATTGAGTTGGTGTGCTCCCTTTTTGGCTGACTTCTATAACTTGTATTTGCTACTTACGTCCTTCAGTTGGACAAAACACATCTTTCTTTGTTCTACCAGTGATATTTATCCCGTTTTCTTTAGCATGCTTGCCGcacttattataataagaagTTTTTAACACTTCCAAACTTTCCATTTTGACAGTATTCCTCCACCGCATTTGTCTCCATTTGTTGATAATGAAGCAGAAGGTCATATACCCGAGTATGCAGAAGCTATTGAACGACTGAAGGCTgctgaaagaaaagaagtctTACCGTTGCCCGGCATGGGAAAAGAAGATTTAGATGATCCTCAGAATTTACTAGGTATTATTGATCGGGCAGAAGCTATTGAAGCTGCTAAGAGAAAACAGAAGGTATAGATTTGATGAGTATGAGCTAATTGTTAATTGATTGTGGTGTATGATATGTTTTCTGTGGAATGCTGGTTTACTCATCTCTCTTAGTATTTGTTATGTGAAGATGATAACTCATGAATGCCCAAAATGGCTATTAGAATTTGTTTGATCCTTAACTGGAACATGATGCAGTATAATACTGTTCTAATTCGCACCCATTGGGCTCCAtccaataagaaaaaaataacatgtcATCAATGAAATGGATTTTTGGTGTATCCTTTCAGTTATCCTATGAGAAATGTACATTTCTTCCACCCCTCTTCAAAAAACATGTCAATTAAATTTGGGAAATCATTGAATGCACATTTCTTCCACCCCGCTGCTCTTTGTAGTGAGTTATACTGTGAGAAATGTTACTATTAAATTATCCATTTTATTATTAGCTTATGATTCCTTGCTGCTGATGTATTCTGACATGTTCTGTGGATTTTTAGATGTCAATGTTGGAAAAACAATATCATGAAGAATTGAAACTAGAGCTTCAAGGTGCTGAGTATTCTGCTCCCTCTACTGACATTGAGGGCAGGGATGCTGAAGGAGACACTGCGCCTGATTTGCAGCAACTTGCTGAGGATGCTGCCAATATGTCGAAGGTTGTAATGCCACGCAAGAAGAGGAAGCTCCTAGAAGCAATGGAGGTAagaatttcaatcattttatATCTCTTATTGCTGTGTTTTTGCTTGTTTTGATTAAACGCATGGCCTTTTTTTTGTCGTTAATTGATATTGTTTAAAGAAAAGTGGTAAGCTTTTTGCTTCATTTACTTGTTTTTAGCAACTATGCATCTGCTAGATATCACTATATTCTTTATCTGTGAAGATGCAATTATTGTCAGCACCTCTTTACTGAATTTCTCTTGCAATTGGTTTGGGTACTGTGTATGTTCTTGATTGTTATTGTTCATGGTATCTGATGTCAAATCTGTTTAACAGGGGATATCTGAATTTAACCTAAGAAATTTGTAATGCATATGATCTTGTGCACGTGTTCATGCACCTATATCTAAATTCTCTGATTTTGCGTCACTTATATATGTTGGTTTCCTATCCAGATTGGCAAAGAGAGGAAACGGGCACATGTACTTCGTCTGAAAGAGCGGAAGAAAAAGATCGATGAAGCCAAGAAATCTGCATAGATGTGCTACTAGTCCTACAGTTATAATGTATAAGGTGCTTTCTGTGTGCTGTAGTCTTGGAATATTAATCTTGTATGGCTGGCATTAGCAATCATTTATGGTTGGCTACAATTTTGTTGTAATATGTGATTTTGAACAATCTGattttagcaatctttatacgttttgtattttaattgtgGAAACTGCACTAAAATCTCTAATCTAATCTGTATGTAATCTTCTGGCACTGAACTCGATGGACTGTGAAAGATGCGGACGTGGAGTGGAATGATGATGTGGGAATTGAGCCCTTACATTCTTTTATTACCGTTCCA encodes:
- the LOC105169726 gene encoding pescadillo homolog, with translation MPKHYRPPGKKKEGNAAKYVTRSQAVKNLQVSLPVFRKLCILKGVFPREPKKKVKGNHHSYYHMKDIMFLRHDPLLEKLRDIRAYEKKVKKAMSKKNRDLAERLLTRKPTYTLDRLIKERYPKFIDALRDLDDCLSMVHLFAALPAVDRAVDGEKIPVDRVHNCRRLSHEWQAYISRTHKLRKTFISVKGIYYQAEVEGQKITWLTPHALQQVLPEVDYRVLLTFLEFYETLLAFVNFKLYHSINVKYPPILDPRLEALAADLYALSRYFDANAQSSSMKTKAITSTGSEQVEDQKEGAELDEAELRLAQLQQQLPSNEPGALMHLVEDAASEDEEDVETRECKNLFKNMKFFLSREVPRESLLFIIPAFGGIVSWEGEGAPFEESDQSITHQVVDRPAQGRKFLTREYVQPQWVYDCVNARIILPTEKYMVGCIPPPHLSPFVDNEAEGHIPEYAEAIERLKAAERKEVLPLPGMGKEDLDDPQNLLGIIDRAEAIEAAKRKQKMSMLEKQYHEELKLELQGAEYSAPSTDIEGRDAEGDTAPDLQQLAEDAANMSKVVMPRKKRKLLEAMEIGKERKRAHVLRLKERKKKIDEAKKSA